In Theobroma cacao cultivar B97-61/B2 chromosome 7, Criollo_cocoa_genome_V2, whole genome shotgun sequence, the genomic window ATAGGCCTGACCTGCTCTGAAGAATAGATAATTTTGAGGGATGttaatcttcttcttttttttcttaatttcatctcatTTTTAATCATGATATGTTGTagattattttgttttttgctcTGTTTTCAAGGGATGGGCATATCTTAAATATGCTAATTAGATAATCTAATTATTTTCAGTAATATGCttcttgattttatttttgggatTGGAATTTGACTTGCATCCCTGTGAAGAGTAATCATGTAAATTAAAAGTAGTGGACTgattttgattgatgattaATGCATCTGAGGGATGCATACTCTTAATTTGtcagaaaaaaaatgattattttatttaatttctatcTATATGCTTGAAGCTTTAGATTCacattttgttctttttctccttgaaAATGTCTGGTTATGAGCTGTTTCAGAAGTGATTCTTTGTCTTTGCAAATCTGGAAAATTGTTTAGATTAAGTACTTGCTTCTCAGCCTGTGTCTTTTGTGTATTTATTAGTTTCTTTGCATCCCTATGATGATGGATGTGCATGTTAAGAGCATGTTATGATTATGGATGCATATTTTCTCATTGAATTGTTATTCTCTAGGAAAAAGGGTTTTATTGGGAAAAAGGGTCtaatgaacttaaattttcatcatgTTTGTTCCATGTGTTTGCTAACAGGCTGTAGAAATGGACATTCTTGGCTATTTTGACATTCTTGACTATTTTGATAATGGAGATTTGTCAATTTGGTTGAGCAAATTCAtaggaaaaagattgaaagaATCCAACTCGTGCGCCGGAGGCCGGAGAACAACGGCCAGAGAAGTTTTTCAGTTGTGAAAGAGTGGATGTATGATGCTAGAAATGTAGAAAGTGTTAAAACAGCTCAAGAATTTTGCTGTCTATATGATGTATTTTGTTCATTCTATTTGATGTAGAAAGTGTAAAAGTTTAATATTGGTATGCAAATTGCAtaagcttttttttattattattttgaagagcACAAATTGCTTAAGATTGAGATGcaaattgagaaaatgattCTTTCCCTCTTCCGTTGGACTCACCCTGTCACCCACTGTATGTAAAAACACAAAGTTTTGAGGCTTGAAAAGCTTTCCTAAAAGGAAATCCACATTTGTAATCTTCTAATGAACAAATTAGTTGAAGTAAAGGGGAACAATCATTTGGTTCGAGTAGGATTTATTACAGCTACAGCCACCAACCAATCCAAGTCCTCATGGCATCAGCTGCATGCTCCATGCAATTAAAAACAAACGGTTGAATATGAATCGCCCTGCCTTTAATCACTCCACGCAGTTCAAATGAACATCTCACTTTGAACATCTCATTCCAGCTTTCGCTTCTTCCTCTCAAAAATTCATAGATTACATCTTCTTCACTCTGTCATCTCTGCCTTCTCAGCTTTGTCTTCAAGTCGTCACTGGTATGTTTTTTGTTTGTcgctatttttttttttttggttgaaagAGAAAGACATTTCAAAGGCACACACATAAGCATCACATGGCATCATCACATTGTCATCATCTAGTTGATAATATGCAAGCACAACACAGTAACCCAAATGTTTGGGGATTTTATTGACAATCACAGTCACTGACAAACATGAACCATTCGGCTAAAGGTAGTAGATACCACCAAAGGGGGCATCCCCCAAGCCTTTTTTTTAGTAGTAGCAATTATGGCATGAACTCCATTCAGAGATTTACCACCAGTCTGATTTACTCATCATTGTCATCATGGCGCCTGTGGTGGTGGTGCTTATAGCGGCGATGCTTCTTTTCTTCGTCATCATCAGAGTTGTCATCCCTATATTTCTTGCGGCCATAACCTTCATCACCACCATAGCCATGACTCTTCCTCTTTTCATCATCCGAATCATCATTTTGCCTCCCATAACTCGGCTTCCTATACCCTCCTTCCTCTTCATCCGATCTCTCAGAATTTGGTTTCCTCTTCATCGTTTCAACATGGTGTGTAGCAACTTGGATTGATAGGCATAGTGTGCAGTAATTTAGGATTTTGATGCATGGCATGTAGTAATTTAGGATTTTCAGGCATGATGTGTAGCAACCAAAGATTTTTAAATGTGATGTATAATAACTTAGTTATTAGACATAACATGTAAAAATATTGCACTTGTTctacatggcatgtaacaatattaattttttttgtaaatgatGTGTAGTTTCTTTGAGTTAACTGTTCATTACGTGTAGCTTACATCCAGATGGATTTTAGAGAATACGAGAACCTTGAAGCTTCGCTTGTTGTTACGAGGGACAAGTGGGCCTTCAAAGTCGGCATTACCACTCACTGTAAGTGGTCACACCTACAATACATAAAAAAGACACTTCTAGCGGTAGGGGAGTACAATGCCGTGAAGGCTACGTGCTTCGGCATGCTGTTGGACGTATATCCACAAGGCTTCTTCTGTGCTGGTCTCCTGCAGAACATCATGCAACGCAGAATCACTGAACCAGACGCAATGGAGCATGAGTTCTGGTTTGCCATAGGCAAGATCAAGGCTCGCTTCTCCAAGCGTGAGTTTTGCCTTGTGACAGGATTGAAGTTCGGCCCCATGACAGATGTTTTCTCACGTCTCTACAAGCTAGTCCCTGGAGGAATTCACTCCAGATACTGGAAAGGGAAGAATGTGAAGTTGTTGACAGTGCTTAAGAGGTTCCAGAAAGGCAAATTTGAGCAGTCAGGAGACGCAACAAAGATTGCCCTCGTCTTGCTCgcaaataatatattattcgGACAAGACTATAGAAGATGTGTAACGCTGTGGCTGTTGATGTTGGTCGAGGATATTGAAGCCTGGAATGCATTCCCATGGGATCACTATGTATGGAGGTTGACTGCGGACTATTTATTAAGGGGGTTTGAAGTTCCTCCAGTAACGTCGGAGAAGCCTAAACTTTTCCGCTACAACCTATACGGATTTGTATGGGCGATACAATTAATGTTACCTAAtgttttccattttccttttctcataatattttattaaggcATGTCGTATaacatttaagtgattataATGTTTACAATTGATTTGTAATTTTGGGCAATAGAAGCCATTCCTGCTTTCCAAAACTTAATGGCCTTACACGTTAAGAAAGACAACGTTTATCCACGAATGTGTAAATGGGAGTGCAAGCACAAGCCGAAGTTGTTCTACCAGGCGGTGAAAAATTTAGAATCCACTCAGCAGGTGAGCAAAACGCTACTAGTTTTTTATTGTCGTATGTGAActatttttcaaactaattACAATGTATGTTTTGTGCAGTTGTGGGCACACCACATCTTGGAGCCCACCCCGGAGGAGGAAGAAATGCCATATTGGGTTGACATAACTGTCTCTCTATCTAAGGGACATCAGTACGTTCCAATATGGCATTTGAAGGATCGAGTTGCAGGAGGTGTCCAtttaagagagaaaaggagagCATTGAAGCAGAAAAGAGCTAATGATGGCGTTAAGCGGAGGCACATTGACATATCTGGAGAGGACAACCAGTCATGCCCTCATTTGGTGGACGACGAGGTCGATGTCACTCCAGCTGCTCAATCTCAGAGGCACATGCCGCCCCCTCCTCAGACGCACACAGCATCCCCAACAACATCAGTTGCCCGTTGTCGTACATCAGCACGAGTGCCACCTCATCGCTTTGTTCACATCGCCCAATCGTCGGTGAGGACAGTTCTTTGTATAACCAACAATCCCTTGTTTTACAATTGACTAACATCTTATTCGATCTTATTGCAGTTGCGAAGGGGGACGGTA contains:
- the LOC18593570 gene encoding uncharacterized protein LOC18593570, translated to MDFREYENLEASLVVTRDKWAFKVGITTHCKWSHLQYIKKTLLAVGEYNAVKATCFGMLLDVYPQGFFCAGLLQNIMQRRITEPDAMEHEFWFAIGKIKARFSKREFCLVTGLKFGPMTDVFSRLYKLVPGGIHSRYWKGKNVKLLTVLKRFQKGKFEQSGDATKIALVLLANNILFGQDYRRCVTLWLLMLVEDIEAWNAFPWDHYVWRLTADYLLRGFEVPPVTSEKPKLFRYNLYGFVWAIQLMLPNVFHFPFLIIFY
- the LOC18593571 gene encoding uncharacterized protein LOC18593571, producing MALHVKKDNVYPRMCKWECKHKPKLFYQAVKNLESTQQLWAHHILEPTPEEEEMPYWVDITVSLSKGHQYVPIWHLKDRVAGGVHLREKRRALKQKRANDGVKRRHIDISGEDNQSCPHLVDDEVDVTPAAQSQRHMPPPPQTHTASPTTSVARCRTSARVPPHRFVHIAQSSLRRGTVNDDLVRMRDLRRAAGKLRRLWKKDMQSIEDRLRQEWKKDMQSLEDRLLHRLLNFSAVTKGGFTGPHDGTPNDDGNTHGVHGSGDGVDGDSGGNEQPDKVCDICGDVGFQELIITCSQCSIGHHKYCKQALAMDALEDWVCEACLKAVPSHST